The Chryseobacterium nakagawai genome has a segment encoding these proteins:
- a CDS encoding stage II sporulation protein M — MREVYFIKQNKEKWLGIEQVIDGKIKKNPDDLSSLYINLINDLSFAQTYYPKSNTTIYLNHLSSQIFQKIYKTKRVEENRLVYFFKTEVPLLVYQYRRYLLYAFLFFVLFTSIGVLSAMYDKDFVNIILGESYVNETIENIKKNNAVGVYQSGTTWGTTIGIIFNNIQVGAKLYIYGIAGGVGTLFALLSNSVMLGSFQYFFYDYGALKESARGIWLHGVFEIFAMVVEAMCGLILGASILFPRTFSRFNSFKKGFKDSFKIFLSTVPFTICAGIIEGYVTRHALKMPIILNLIIILGSLAIIGFYYFVYPVMVNKKTNKHINDTIL; from the coding sequence ATGAGAGAAGTTTATTTCATTAAACAAAATAAAGAAAAATGGTTGGGAATAGAACAGGTTATTGATGGGAAAATTAAAAAAAATCCTGATGACCTGTCTTCGTTATATATTAACCTGATCAATGATCTTTCTTTTGCCCAGACTTACTATCCTAAAAGTAATACAACCATTTATCTGAATCACCTATCTTCACAAATTTTCCAAAAGATTTACAAAACCAAAAGAGTAGAGGAGAACAGGTTGGTGTATTTCTTTAAAACAGAAGTGCCGCTGCTGGTGTATCAGTATCGGAGATATTTACTGTATGCTTTTCTGTTTTTTGTTCTTTTTACTTCTATAGGAGTACTTTCTGCTATGTATGATAAAGATTTTGTGAATATTATTCTTGGTGAAAGTTATGTAAATGAGACTATTGAAAATATTAAAAAGAATAATGCAGTTGGAGTCTATCAGAGTGGAACAACTTGGGGAACAACCATTGGTATTATTTTTAACAATATCCAGGTAGGTGCTAAATTATATATCTACGGAATTGCTGGTGGAGTGGGAACTTTATTTGCATTGCTCTCCAACAGTGTTATGTTAGGATCTTTCCAATACTTTTTTTATGATTATGGTGCTTTGAAAGAGAGTGCCAGAGGAATTTGGCTTCATGGCGTTTTTGAAATCTTTGCTATGGTTGTAGAAGCGATGTGTGGATTGATTTTAGGAGCATCTATTTTATTTCCGAGAACCTTTTCAAGATTTAATTCTTTTAAAAAAGGATTTAAAGATTCTTTTAAAATATTTTTAAGCACCGTTCCCTTCACTATTTGTGCCGGAATTATCGAAGGGTATGTGACAAGACATGCTTTAAAAATGCCTATCATCCTGAACCTGATTATTATTCTGGGATCTCTGGCGATTATAGGATTTTACTATTTTGTATATCCGGTTATGGTCAATAAAAAAACTAATAAACACATCAATGATACAATTTTATAA
- a CDS encoding AAA family ATPase: protein MENLDNPNIENQSSINLNKNEDQFQSRIDMIELRASLDKVKAEIGKVIVGQEKMIEHLLAALLSNGHVLIEGVPGVAKTITAKLLARTIDVGFSRIQFTPDLMPSDILGTSVFNVKNSEFEFKKGPIFSNFILIDEINRSPAKTQAALFEVMEERQITMDGNRYIMEEPFLVVATQNPIEHEGTYRLPEAQLDRFLFKITVGYPNLEQEIAIIKNQHESKREDKTEGVNHVITSEQLKSYQHLVKEIIVESQLMEYIAKIIINTRENQFLYLGASPRASLALLTASKAFAALRGRDFVTPEDIKEASYAVLRHRVIVSPEREMEGLTADEIIRQILEGIEIPR from the coding sequence ATGGAAAATCTTGATAACCCAAACATAGAAAATCAATCTTCTATAAATCTTAATAAGAACGAAGATCAGTTTCAGTCAAGAATTGATATGATTGAGCTTCGTGCAAGCCTGGATAAGGTAAAAGCGGAAATAGGAAAAGTAATTGTAGGACAGGAGAAAATGATAGAACATCTTCTGGCAGCATTACTTTCAAACGGACATGTTCTTATTGAAGGTGTTCCGGGAGTAGCAAAAACGATTACCGCAAAATTATTAGCAAGGACCATTGATGTAGGTTTCAGCAGAATTCAGTTTACACCGGATCTTATGCCTTCTGATATCTTAGGAACCTCAGTTTTCAATGTGAAAAATTCTGAATTTGAATTTAAAAAAGGACCGATATTCTCCAATTTTATATTAATTGATGAGATTAACAGATCACCAGCGAAAACTCAGGCGGCATTATTTGAAGTAATGGAGGAAAGACAGATTACGATGGATGGTAACCGCTACATTATGGAAGAGCCATTTTTGGTGGTTGCTACACAAAACCCGATAGAGCATGAAGGAACATACAGACTTCCTGAAGCCCAGCTAGACCGTTTCCTATTCAAAATTACTGTGGGATATCCGAATCTTGAGCAAGAAATCGCCATTATTAAAAATCAGCACGAAAGTAAAAGAGAAGATAAGACAGAAGGGGTAAACCATGTTATTACGTCAGAACAACTGAAAAGTTATCAGCATTTGGTTAAGGAAATCATCGTGGAATCTCAGTTGATGGAATATATCGCGAAGATTATCATCAACACCAGAGAAAACCAATTCTTGTATTTAGGTGCTTCACCAAGAGCTTCATTAGCACTTCTTACGGCTTCCAAAGCTTTTGCAGCATTAAGAGGAAGAGATTTTGTAACTCCTGAAGATATTAAGGAGGCAAGTTACGCTGTTTTAAGACATAGAGTGATTGTTTCTCCGGAAAGAGAAATGGAAGGCCTTACTGCAGATGAAATTATCCGTCAAATCTTAGAAGGAATAGAAATCCCTAGATAG
- a CDS encoding DUF4350 domain-containing protein has translation MNKTFRIYAVIFIVVMVILALLEVNKKETTDWRKNFDINEKSPFGLFVFDNEAKDLFKTHLKKIDRAPYEYYNQHKKEAHNIVIIETDIDTESWKKIMDQVSKGSDAMLVISSMPKQISDSIGFYDSEISFEEENVLKLTDQKYKNDFIQLDKFPSGRGFSFIKPGVEVLGKTVESKNTDQANFIKVKFGKGNFYVHTEPLFLTNYYLLKPGNVKYAQDVFSYLQDRETLWFVDNNTKTSRFFMRFVLGNPALKYAWWIFLGGLILFILFNAKRKQRIVPVIEALRNTSLDFVKSIGNLYLQEGDFHDMMAKKAQYFLNKVRMDLLIDTQNLDEEFAKKLQMKTGKPMEMINEAISLIKRAQDPYASVMKEDLARINKLLDEILK, from the coding sequence ATGAATAAGACTTTCAGAATATATGCTGTGATCTTCATCGTTGTGATGGTTATTTTGGCATTGCTTGAAGTGAATAAAAAAGAAACTACAGACTGGCGTAAAAATTTTGATATCAATGAGAAGTCTCCATTTGGCCTTTTTGTGTTTGATAACGAAGCAAAAGATCTTTTTAAAACTCATCTGAAGAAAATAGATCGGGCTCCTTACGAATATTATAACCAACATAAAAAAGAAGCTCATAATATTGTCATTATTGAAACTGATATTGATACAGAATCCTGGAAGAAGATTATGGATCAGGTATCAAAAGGTTCAGATGCTATGCTGGTGATAAGCAGTATGCCCAAGCAGATTTCAGACAGTATAGGATTTTATGATTCAGAAATTTCTTTTGAAGAAGAGAATGTACTAAAGCTTACAGATCAAAAATATAAAAATGACTTTATTCAATTAGATAAGTTTCCTTCAGGAAGAGGGTTCTCATTTATTAAGCCTGGAGTGGAAGTATTGGGAAAGACGGTGGAGAGTAAAAATACAGATCAGGCTAACTTTATCAAGGTGAAATTTGGAAAAGGAAACTTCTATGTTCACACTGAGCCACTTTTCCTTACCAATTATTATTTATTGAAGCCTGGAAATGTGAAATATGCACAGGATGTTTTCTCTTATCTTCAGGATAGGGAAACCCTTTGGTTTGTTGATAATAACACTAAGACATCCCGTTTCTTCATGAGATTTGTATTGGGAAATCCAGCGTTGAAATATGCATGGTGGATATTCCTGGGTGGCCTTATTCTTTTTATTCTCTTCAATGCAAAAAGAAAACAAAGAATTGTACCGGTTATAGAGGCATTGAGAAATACATCACTGGATTTTGTGAAAAGCATTGGAAATCTATACCTTCAGGAAGGAGATTTTCATGATATGATGGCCAAGAAGGCTCAATATTTCCTGAATAAGGTAAGAATGGATCTTCTGATTGATACGCAAAATCTAGATGAAGAATTTGCTAAAAAGCTGCAAATGAAAACAGGAAAACCAATGGAAATGATTAATGAGGCCATTAGCCTGATCAAAAGAGCACAGGATCCGTATGCCAGTGTAATGAAAGAAGATCTGGCAAGAATCAATAAACTGCTTGACGAGATATTAAAATAA
- a CDS encoding DUF4129 domain-containing protein, giving the protein MNKILFFILFVFSLSLVKAQDENDMGDSLFTTGHYHNMLRADSVLAKNPISENTVYPKEFKKNVPSRYKGNEFDYSVSKPRESFWQKLLKKIDRIFRSIFGETVFEKSSQLTVALVRLFAIILVGFLLYFIIKYILGKDGSFIFGKKNKKLDLNVEELHENIHEINFPESIAKFEHAGDYRSAVRYQFLFILKKLSDKKLINWNPEKTNKDYVTELKAAHLKNEFFDLSYIFDYVWYGEFNIDEQSYQRFKNQYQAFKP; this is encoded by the coding sequence ATGAATAAGATTCTTTTTTTCATATTATTCGTTTTCTCCCTAAGCCTTGTTAAAGCTCAGGATGAAAATGATATGGGCGATTCACTGTTTACAACGGGACATTATCATAATATGCTGCGTGCAGATTCCGTACTGGCAAAGAATCCTATTTCTGAAAATACTGTATATCCTAAAGAGTTTAAGAAAAACGTTCCATCAAGATATAAAGGAAATGAATTTGATTATTCTGTATCAAAACCCAGAGAATCTTTTTGGCAAAAACTATTGAAGAAAATAGATCGTATTTTTAGAAGCATTTTTGGAGAGACCGTTTTTGAAAAATCTTCCCAATTGACGGTAGCACTTGTTCGGCTTTTTGCTATTATTCTGGTAGGCTTTCTTTTATATTTTATTATTAAGTATATTCTTGGAAAAGATGGGAGTTTTATCTTTGGTAAAAAGAATAAAAAACTAGATCTGAATGTAGAAGAACTTCACGAAAATATCCATGAAATCAACTTTCCGGAAAGTATTGCAAAATTTGAACATGCTGGAGATTATCGTTCTGCTGTTCGTTATCAGTTCTTATTCATTCTTAAAAAATTAAGTGATAAAAAACTGATTAACTGGAATCCTGAGAAAACCAATAAAGATTATGTAACAGAGCTAAAAGCGGCACATCTTAAAAATGAATTCTTCGATCTGTCCTACATCTTTGATTATGTATGGTATGGTGAATTCAATATTGACGAACAGAGTTACCAGAGATTTAAAAATCAATACCAGGCATTTAAACCATAA
- a CDS encoding DUF4013 domain-containing protein, with protein sequence MIQFYKKRDFGTFISDSFNFFKLYGKNYFKNYILINGLLLILMVTVFIFGYRELFSQIFGSNLGGDTYYFERYFSDNAGMLIGVGIVTFLLFMILAIVNYLYPVFYLKRIAAGAKNIKTDEILGDFKENIGRIGKLCIGMTFIVIPLSLFIVGFSYLLIFVLIGIFLVMIVYPTLFNVITFLMYDYFNSGRGFMESLSYSIRSQFSYPNGSEKSPYWKYWGAGFVMFIIISIASSVFTYIPMIFFYGSILTSTPDGSFEQDPFTGAFGIIFFVFYGISMLLSFFLSNLLYVNAGFMYYDSRTDLHQKVELEEIDTIGINE encoded by the coding sequence ATGATACAATTTTATAAAAAAAGAGATTTTGGAACTTTCATCAGTGACAGTTTCAATTTTTTCAAATTATACGGAAAGAATTATTTTAAGAATTACATTCTGATCAATGGCTTACTGTTAATTTTAATGGTAACCGTTTTTATTTTTGGATATAGAGAGCTTTTTTCTCAAATTTTCGGATCTAATCTGGGGGGAGATACTTATTATTTTGAACGGTATTTTTCAGACAACGCCGGAATGCTGATTGGAGTTGGGATAGTGACATTCCTGCTTTTTATGATTCTGGCTATTGTTAATTATCTTTATCCTGTTTTTTATCTTAAAAGAATCGCTGCCGGAGCAAAAAATATAAAGACCGATGAGATCTTAGGTGACTTTAAAGAAAATATAGGTAGAATTGGTAAGTTGTGTATTGGGATGACATTTATTGTAATTCCTTTATCTTTATTTATAGTAGGGTTTTCCTATCTTCTGATATTTGTGCTTATCGGGATTTTTCTTGTCATGATTGTTTATCCTACATTATTTAATGTGATTACATTTCTGATGTATGATTATTTTAATTCGGGCAGAGGTTTTATGGAGAGCCTGAGTTATTCTATCCGTTCACAGTTTTCTTATCCTAATGGAAGCGAAAAATCTCCTTACTGGAAATATTGGGGTGCAGGATTTGTGATGTTTATTATCATATCCATCGCCAGCTCTGTATTTACCTATATTCCCATGATTTTTTTCTACGGTTCAATACTTACCTCTACACCCGATGGAAGTTTTGAGCAAGATCCTTTTACAGGTGCTTTCGGAATTATATTTTTTGTATTTTACGGAATTTCAATGCTGCTTTCATTCTTCCTTTCTAATCTGTTGTATGTGAATGCAGGATTCATGTATTATGACAGCAGAACAGATCTTCATCAGAAAGTAGAACTTGAAGAAATAGACACTATTGGAATTAATGAATAA